The genome window TTGAATATTAGACTGCCAATCGCTGCGAATGGGGGTTTAGTTCATCTAGGGACAGCTATGCTGTTTATTGCATCTATATTATTTGGACCTAAAAAAGGGGCGCTTGCTGGTGCGATAGGAATGGGATTATTTGATATGATTGGAGGCTGGTTGATATGGGCGCCTATCACCATTGTGGCGCGTGGTTTGCAAGGATACATCGTTGGCAGAATTGCTTGGTTAAATGGTCACAGAGGTGATAGTATTGCTTTGAATGTAACTGCAACAATCATTTCCATTCCATTTATGATAGCTGTTTATTACATTGGGGAATCGATTTTATACGGTAATTGGT of Oceanobacillus zhaokaii contains these proteins:
- a CDS encoding ECF transporter S component, coding for MENTQSHLKSRQKTLDLIITSMLIALVFVSTVFLNIRLPIAANGGLVHLGTAMLFIASILFGPKKGALAGAIGMGLFDMIGGWLIWAPITIVARGLQGYIVGRIAWLNGHRGDSIALNVTATIISIPFMIAVYYIGESILYGNWFTPLASIPGDLVQNVLGVIIAIPICVALKKVAYFK